The Pongo pygmaeus isolate AG05252 chromosome 7, NHGRI_mPonPyg2-v2.0_pri, whole genome shotgun sequence DNA segment gctatgtagccctggctggtctcaaactcctgagctcaagcaatcctgctgcctcagccttccaaaatgctggaataacaggtgggagccaccgcgcccggcgtcaGAGATGGGTATTTTAAACTGGTGAGTTTTACTGCCATAACAAATCTGAAAATACAACCCAGGCCACTCACAGTGCATTGAAAAATAAGCATTTCAATTTTCGATTGCCtttaagcaagaaattaaaagaagcaaacaaaaacgCATCCTTGTAACCTCCAGCCTTACAACCTCCTGACTCAGAACGGTGTTAATTTCATACTTAACAAGAGCTAAGGTGAGTGTCAGCAAAGCAAGGCGTGGGCAAAGTGCTCTACTACTGGCTTTCCTGGATAATTTGCACTCACGCGTTCGTTCCTCTGCTGCTAAGACTTAGCTTTCATAATTCAAACTCCCTATCTCCCCTTCTTTAAATTGCTAGCATATCAATTATTTTAATCTCGAGGGTAAGCAAACAAACTTAAACCACTATTTAAAGTTTTGCCACCCATCAACCAATAATCATTTTTTCCCAGTTgctaattttttacatatattgcACTAATCTAGATAAGCTGGTTAGGTTATtgacaatataaaaatgtttctttcctcctttggAGTCTATAAATTTTGTCCTTGATATGTATAATTTACATGTAAGAGTATGTAATAAGTTTATGTGTGTTGTTATGAAATTAATTACCATATACTTCTTTATTGATACAATTAATGAAAATATGTCAGAATTAGGATAGAAGGAGAACATTTACAAGAGGTAGTTCTGAACATCTATGGAAAAACCCAAATTATTGAATCAAAAAAGCACATAGTCTGCCCACAAAGTCTGAGTGGCTGGCTTGAATCACTTATCAGCTTAATGATTCACTCCTACTGAGCGTTCTCGAAGTCCTCCTAACTTAAATGGATGTAATTAATTGAAAATACGTATGTCAAGTCTGCAAATGTCAAAGCCTACTGTGTTTTTAAAACAGCATGGAAAgtaatgttaaaaaagaaaatactgtaaaTTGAGTCtccagaatatatattttggCATATATTTGTCTATCTAGAGACGTCtgctaactatatttttatatttggtctACAATTTGAATCCCATTAGGAAACTCACTCTGTGATGAATATAAGAAACCTTCGCTATTCTGAGACCAGTTTTCtagcattttttagtttttagaacaGCCTGGATTTGAAACTAGGTTGGGGGATAATTGGGGCTTCCTTGGCGAAGAAGTGGCTGTGAGCACTCACGTGAAATACTGCACTAACAAAGAAAAGACAGCAACACACAGTGATTGGTTTGCTGTGTAGAAAAAGAACATCTTATAGGTGGGTAATATTTATGAAGTGCCAACATTTCATGTAAATTAGAAGAACTATGggacagaaaaaaagcaagagtaaaaagaaagaaaagatgatagTCAAACTCACTAATAATAGGTATGGTAGAAGTAGCACCAAGTTTCTAGAACAATCTACTTTCTCTCCCTTAATGCCTACTGATTTTCCAATTTCGCAGCCTTATCAACTCCTTTGATTCCAAGGATAACGTGGGCTCTGTGGCTGGCTCCAGCTAATGAATTGCCTTTCTTTGTTCTCCCTGAACCCATATCTTTAAAGTCAGGTAAATCATTCCTTTGCCCACATTAATATGTATGGTAGTTTTCATTCAGATGCCTTAGAAGCCAGTCAGCTGGATAAAGCACATGGTTTTGATCTCAGGATACTATTAGTAATTATTTCTGTATATGGAATTCTTTTCAAAATCAAACATTGGTGATGCTTGCAAACTTCATGAATTACATGTAAGTTTTATGTCATGCTGACTTAGAAGAACAagggggaaagaaaggaggagtaGGAACAGGTGAAgaagatggtttttaaaataacaggaaAACCACTAAGGAAAAGACCATCATCACCTTCAATTTgcaaagcaggagagagaaatttGTTTCTCTCCTTCACACTGCTGGAAATACTCCAGTTCCTTTATAAATGATCAAATATTAAATGgactcaaatatttttttaaaaaagcaaaatatagaaaaaataactatttttacaACAGCAGTAGTACTCCCTTATCTGCAGGGGATACGTTCCAAGACccctagtggatgcctgaaactacaGATAATACCAAATTGTATATATTGATACTATGCTTTTTCAGTATGATAACCGAAACAGCTACGAAGTGAGTAAtgagcagataaagaaaataaaatttaccaaacTGAAGGACATGATATAGATTGAAAAGAACCACTGAGTACCCACTGTAGTAAACAAAAAGAAGACCATAACAGTGTATGTCACCGTAAAATTTCAGAACGCTAGGGGGAAACATCTTTTGGGTGTAGGAAGGAGAAAAACCATCTATAGTAGTTCTCTGTTTTTTCCTATAATATACATGTCTATGAtaaagttaatttataaattaggcacaataacAGATTAacaacaactaataataaaagaTTATGATTATATAACAATATGTCAGCATTACAGCTCTTGTGCTTCGGGACCATTATTAAATCAAATAAGCGTGATTCGAACACAAGCACTATGAAACTGCAACACTGGATCTGATAACTCAGACTTCTACTAAGGGTCTTGGGGCAGGGAGGGCTTTCAGTGTGGATACACCAGACAAAGGGGAGACCCACCTCCTGGGTAGAAAGAAACCAATGGTGTGAATCTCTGTTCAGAatgacatgcaatttaaaacttatgaattcggccgggtgtggtggctcacgcccaacactttgggaggccaaggtaggtggatcacatgaggccaggagttcgagacctgcctgggcaacatggcaaaactccatctctaccaaaaatacaaaaattagcccatgaaccccagcaatatataaaatattttgtatcagtaaaaaaaaaaaagcaactatgTACAATcaaaaatggaatgaatttgCTGATAAAGTAACATGAATTATTCAGTCAGAGAGTAGAATTAGGTTTCAGGATTATTGTAAAGGAAATTTCTGTATTGGGAGAGGCTTAGACTCAATGAATTAATGAAATCCATAGTGATTGAAAAGTAGTACTATACAGAAACATTACAGCAATAACAGTGGCTCTTTTGTGTGATATGGTCAGGTGAAGAACTAGTTGGTTATTAGGATGCCAGATagtctccatatatatatatatgctctctctttctttgtgtgAATTTGTGGCCTTCTATTTATAACTCATCCATAATTCAGTTTGCAAATGATCTTTGtaaaagtaataatttatttctatgaCATTTAAACTTTACTAATGTACACAATGAACAAATCCTCAAAACTACTTCATTGCTGAAGAATTCTAATGAGAATGATTACTTAATAATactaatattataaataaagacTAACATTACCATACATATTATATTGCTAATTAATGCCTATCAGTGAGATATCATCAACTCCATTACGACTATGCTCGTAAGACATCAAACCTGTTAAACCACCAGCCAGACTGATCTTCTTCCGCGCAGTTCCCTTCATAGTTGTCATGATCTCTGTCCCACGTGCTGAATTTCATTCTTTGGTGACTagcccaccactgcacctcaGGATGAAAATTCCCCGCAAGGGAATCTCCAGCTGTTCCAGAATATTCCCCAATATTCAACTGGtagaaattctaaagaaaaagagCATTTCTGCTGTCAGTGGAGTTCCTCTGTgaccattttaaaatcaagtttatTTCATAAACAAAAGAACAGGttctattgtatatttttatttccactgaCTCCAGGGTTATATTGCACATTTTAAGCATTTATTCACGGTTTTACTTATTAGAAAATCGTAGTACCTTTTCATCTCCAACTTTGAAATTCTTATATTGTGCGTAACggctatttttttcaaaatctgcAAGGTCGATTTTTAAAGTGTAGTCttctaaaaaagaaacaagcgattataatttttaaaaatgtgtgacaTGACACCGACTACTGCggtttaaaaataattcccaGCTCTATTTTACTTTTACCATTTCCTTTGGCCAAGAATCAGTTTTCAAAGATTAAACAGTGACTCCTTTGTATTTATAACACGAACATTTTATcgtgtaatttattttaaaaaaagatgcatacaatattaaatttaaaaaatgtctaccAGATCTCTCAGAGGTAAAACCTAGTGCAATTCACTTAATAAtgaacaacagaaaaaataagtGATTACTTAAAGCAATCTAACAACGAAAGGATCGACGTTTTTACGTTTAATAGTTTGTCCTCTTTTTCTTGATTTCAATAAGAATGTtgatcttgaatgtaaatggtgaCTATTAATGACATTGTGTAATCTCTAGTGGCTGAGCCAGTAGGTTTGTAAAATGTAGTTGCCATTGCCTGCATATGCCTGAACTTGGTTATTTTCTGATAGCATAAAAGATCAGCCAGCAAACCCTTTAAGAATAATTGAGGAAGAAATATGAATCCTAATTGTTATCCGAAAACCTTCCTTTGATACCGGCTCATAAGATCAAGAGACTGTTAGCATCAAAGTTTGTAGAGTGGATGTCATTGGAAGAGAATTTCAGAGACAACAAGGAAATATTCTTGACAAATGCTGTACCACCAACATTCTCAATGGCAGAGATGATGATAATTACTGGAAAATACACTAACATCAATGACTCTGAGTAAAAAGGTATTTCTGAAGAGATGATATCTAAACGTAAAAGCATTTTAAGAATACAATGGAgccggggcggtggctcacgcctgtaatcccagcactttgggaggccgaggcgggcatatcatgaggtcaggagattgagaccatcctggctaacactgtgaaaccccgtctctactaaaaaatacaaaaaattagccaggcatggtggcgggcacctgtagtcccagctacttgggagcctgaggcaggagaatggcgtgaacccgggaagcagagcttgcagtgagctgagattgctccactgcactccaccctgggcgacagagcgagactccgtctcaaaaaaaaaaaaagaatacaatgtaTTGGGTATATATTATCTTTTATATATGCTAAAGCATGATACATGATGACAAAAAGTCTCTAAACATTAAAGATATACTTTAATGACTGTAAAAATTCTAGGTGATAAAAGagcattatgtttttaaaatgattaaaatagttGCTACCTTcaagtaatcttttttttccattgtttggaaATAACAAAGACTATTCCTTTTTCAGAAACAGAACTCTTGTCAGGGGCACCAAAGGTTATAAATCAAATTATTAGATCACATTTGTTCTATCCTCCTACTTTGATAAATAAGATAGAACAATGACCTGTAAGGTCAGGTTAGAATTTAGAGCCTCACTTTCCTTGGAGTTTCAAGCCAGACCATGGAGGCACTGGGAAAGAGAGTCCCTCAGTAGTCCTATCACCTAGGCCCCATCTATGGTTGgcctcttctctctttccatcCCCATCTCCATCACTTATAGCAAGGGGCTTTGGATCCACTTGTGGACATCCCAGGCTACATATCCAAGTTCTATTCAcacccaaggtgggtggataacaaggtcaggagatcaagaccatcctggccaacatggtgaaaccctgtctctactaaaaatacaaaaattagctgggcatggtgcatgcctgtaatcccagctactcaggaggctgaggcaggagaattgcttgaatccgggaggtggaggttgcagtgagccgagatcacaccactgtactccagcctggcgacaaagtgagattgtctcaaaaaaaaaaaaaagccattttttaGCCTCCCCTCAAGCTTAAGGGGGCACACACCAGCAGCAGAAGAGGACAGACAAGAGAACAGCCTGAAGGAGTCCTATAAACAAACTCAAGGCTGTTGGGGCAGGGAATGCTGGATTCCTCATGACTGGAGTCCCTTTAAGAGGGGATTTGGGCCTCTCTTGGGCTTGTTGATTTAGCACCACAATTTCCTTCCCCCAGGGAGCTCTTTCAAGGTAGTAAAGGTCACAGGAGACAAGACTGTAGAGTGTATAAGAGCAGCAAGTCAGGCTAAGTcgactgtctttaaaaatattctattacaGACCAgatgcggtggttcacacctgtaattcaagcactttgggaggctgaggcaggcagatcacttgaagccaggagtttgagaccatcctggtcagcatggtgagaccaccgtctctactaaaaatacaaaaattagctgggtgtggtggtatacgcctataatcccagctactcaggaggctgaggcatgagacttgcTTGAGccaagaggcaggggttgcagtgagccaaggctgtgccactgcactccagcttgggcaacagagcaagaatctgtctcaaaaaaaaaaaaaaaaaaaaaaattctgttataGAAGAGACATAATGTCTCAATTTTTTGGCTAACATTTAAATGTCtctttgttcaataaataaacaagttaCATTTACCATTTCTAAATCAATTTTATTGCCACTACTTCTAGTTGAGATTTATGTAGTGGGGATAAAGCTATTCTCAGAGGTAATTCATTAGCCGTAATGCTCTCATAATTAAAGAATGCAGAGACAAAAGCACTGCCTATTGTCTGGATTGATGGGATACGTGGTTGGGGGCCCAGgaagtgaaaaatacattttttctgccACGAGATTAGCCAGCCTGAGTACCAAGTTGAAATATGAAAAGGAAGAGGTTTGTTGGCAGAGTTCCTCTGGGCAAATACGTACATcataataacttaaaaaatgatatgtttgaatttcatatatttagaaaaagcCAAGGGTTACTGCTCTGGGGTTTTCATAGTTTAAATGAGAAACCAGATAAATATCAATGTGCAAATGAAACAGAAGTTGGTATGGCAAATTTTATATATCTGGCATAAAACACTTAAAACTAGAATAATAGATATGTTGAAGGAAAGGAAGCCTTATATAAATTTAGAGAGCACTGATCATAAGAAGGACATATAAAGAAAGTATAAGCTTTCTAGGATTACTCATCCTGTCTAATGTTTATTATTCTAGTGTCGCAAAGAAGTTTATAACCATAAGCCTACTACTATAAATATAGAAACACCAATAGCTTTCCAGAACTTGGATGGAACAAATGAACTTTTGTTTTatcttaattaattattattattactattatattattatttgagacagagtctcgctctgtcacccagactggagtgcattggtgcaatcttggctcactgcaacctccgcctcttgggttcaagcgattctcctgcctcagcctcccaagtggctgggattacaggggtgtgccaccatgcctagctaatttttgtatttttagtagagatggggtttcaccatgctggccaggctggtctcaaactcctggccccgaggggtccacccgcctcagcctcccaaagtgctgggattacaggcatgagccaccatgcccagttgtttatttttaatgcaattgCAGTGTAACTTAGCATGCTTTGTTGGGCATTACAGTTGCCTTTTATGAAGGATTCAGGATCAGACTTGAGTGGGACTGATGATAATCTCAGACTACAACAGAGGTAGGGAAGACAATGAATTGGAGCAAAAGAACATGGGAGATAGAAGCTTGGAAAAGTCATTATCAAAACAATGATATCTTAGACAAATATTTAACTCTAAAGATaagaatttaaaagtatatagGGAGACTTGTCCAGATGTCTGctatttactttgaaatatatatacagaaaagatggattgatggatggattgAGTAGTGGGCAAACAGATAGATAcgtaacaaaaacaagcaaggtAAAATGTTAATGTAGGATACAGGTGGTAGGTTGAAAGTTCTTTCAAATTGGTTGCATCTTTGAAAAAATTTCAGCATAAAAGGTGAGAGGTATGTGGAAACATGGACATTTCATATATTATAGTATTTTATTGGAAAAATAGCGCCAATTCCCCAATTGTTCACCTCTCTCTCATAATATGTCTTCATAACTCCTCctattgtttatttcctttttaaaaaaaagtctgagcTGCTCCTGTGATTTGCTTTCACCAATAAAAGAAAAACGACTCCCTGCCAGTTCTGAGCCTAGATCTCAAGAGACTTATATACATCCACTCTTTTTTCTGGAACCCTGCCTGTGCTACAAAAACAAGTCCAGGCTAGCTAGCTGGAAGATGAGAGACCCGATGGAGCCAGGTTGAATCCTTCCATCCCAGAGCAGCAACTTCAATGAGGAAGTTGATGGCAGACTCATAAGCAAGCCCAGCCATGATCAGCAGAGCCCAGCCCGGATCAGCAAAATCACCCAGCCAACCTGCAGATTTTTGAGAAGTAATAAATGGTTGTTGATTTTACGCCACTAGCTTCGGAAGAGGATTGTTACACGTTATTATTGTGACATTAGGTAACTGATACAGTATATACAATCTTCAGGAACTCAAGGTATCAAAAAGGAATAATTATGACATTATATATCCTTTTCAgaagtagaatatatatatattctatatttatctatagatatatatggtgacatatattctatatttatctatagatatatatggtgacatatattctatatttatctatagatatatatggtgacatatattctatatatctatatatagctatatgtacactatatatagaatatatatctatctataaatatatatatagatagatatttctcatacatatatatgagaaaaCAATTCCCCCCAACCCAATTctagcttttttttctgtttctaagttTAGGCAGCCACATTTTACATTTGGGATTATTGCCCAAAAGTTATCACTACCATCTGCAAATCATAGCAATTATTGAATTAGTTCCATTGCCTATAATTTGGTAAAACAATATTCTAgtgttgtttttattgtatttgaaataaatttgacATCATTCAAACCTTACCTTGAGTGGTCAAGAAATGCAGATTTTTATTGCCCAGCCAATATTCACCATGTTTTTGGACAAAATTTCCAAAGCCATTTTCATAGTCTTTCCATCCTCtaaaaaaatgtaatgtggaagctGATTTGAGCAAACGCCATTTGTGGTACCAAAGTGACCACCACCCACCCCCTGCTACCACCACCTCCAATATTTTCTTGATTAGTTAATTCATTTTCAGTATTCTTATTTAAAGAGAATGAAGTTCTGTCTAATTAATAGACTTCAGGATATGATCAAAATATTTGACTTAGAAATCTCACATTTGCTACTACAAATAAAGTCTTACATCATAATTAGCACACCTGTTAAAGTCCTCACTGCCATCAGATCGTCTCTGAATCACAGTCCATCCTCCTCCATCGGACATGTCACAATAAACAGAAAATTCTGCTGGGCTCTGGAGAGGTTTGATTTTGTAAAATCCACTGAGCTTATACCCATCATTGAAAATCTCTGAACAATCTGTTTTCAAAACAAGGTAATGTAACATTCATTATGTGTCTTTTTCTCCCCGCCCTTAGGGAGCCTCTGAATGAGACTATTCAATATCACTGGAGACAGATAACACATGGTATAgaaatcagctttttaaaattgcatCTTGTACATCTTCCAGTGGATATTAGGAAAGTTTTATTTACTTTGCTAATATTTGCCACCTGAATCCTTCATATAATCATGGAGGAAAAAAAGGGAGTGAAATAAGAatctagttttttgtttcttcttttttcttttacttttttttttttaagagatggggggcatgtcactatattgcccaggttggtctcgaactcctggcttcaaacaatcctatcctcccaccacagactcccaaagtgctgggattacaggtgtgagctaccacgcctggcttagTTTCTAATTTCTCAGTTTTGtagaaaacaatcttaaaaaaacaagttaCATGTAGTCTAGTAATAACAGTATATTTAGGTGGAACTTACAGTTTTATCAGACGGAATAGTAAAATTTATCTCACCCATGAAGctaaaaatgaaagcagaaatgttAACACCAAACCACTAAGTTACTACAGGTTATCTTGACTTAGAGCATGATAAATCATTCTGGACATCTGAAAATGAACCCAAAATAGTAATCTtgtcaaaatctttttttatcattatactttaagttctagggtacatgtgcacaacgtgcaggtttgttacatatgtatacatgtgccatgttggtgtgctgcacccataaTCTTGTCAAAATCTTATAACCTCTTAGCCTTATTAGATTTTTTACTAACCCACCGAAGTTTCTAAAAGTCCATACATTCTTAGATGTTTTTGCTAAAAACCGCAAGCTTCTGCTATTCTTTTCATCCCTTAATTCTTTTTTGCTGTGGTATTTCTTTGAACACTGAAGCAAACATAGCTACCCCTTTGTCACCAAAAAGtaacatctgtttctttttttctttcctttgagacagagtcttgctctttcacccaggctggagtgcaatggtgcgatttcggctcactacaacctccgcctcctgggttcaagctattctcctgcctcagcctcctgagtagctgggattacacccatgcacctccacacctggctaatttttttgtatttttagtagagacgggattttgccattttggccaggctggtctcaaactcctgaggtcaggcaatccacccacctcggcctccaaagtgaaAGGatgagaggtgtgagccaccacaccctgccaaaaGGTGTTGTCTGTTTCTTAAGCCACTTGAGGGTGATGTAAATTAATACCCATTGGGTCTCACCTAGGTTGATCCGTACAGACTTAGAGAATGTGGCAAATGGGGACCTCTCTATTGTTCAGATGCATAGAAAGCTAGGTTTTAGGATGATTGAAGTAGTGGTCACTATAAACAGATAGTCTCAAGAAGAGCCATCTACaaacatttgaataaaaataCTATAACATCATCAGCTTTCACTTTTACCCTTATCGCTTTGTTaatttccttattaaaaaaaatttttctgattGGATAATTCCATTCTTGTAgcatattttaaagatgtttaaagatttaaaaacgaaTGTTCATTGTTTTGATACTAAATTGCCAAATTTATAACTCTCTTGTTTTGTTACAGATAAAATACATTGCACATTAAGTAGGTTGAATAGGCCACAgacatcagaaaagaaaagaaaacaaagaacctTAGTCGTTTTATAAAGCCTTCACATGGTTGGGACCAACCATATACCCCTGCTTTGGTGAGATATTTACCTTTGTAGTGATTTAGgctttattcatatatttattttcaagattcaGAAGCACAAGTGTTCAAATACATGCTAAATTATAAAAAGGATCTTGTTTTGGCAATTAAACAAGAagcaaaacaatgagaaaatgatTACCTAAAATTAGTTC contains these protein-coding regions:
- the FGL1 gene encoding fibrinogen-like protein 1; protein product: MAKMFSFILVTTALIMGREISALEDCAQEQVRLRAQVRLLETRVKQQQVKIKQLLQENEVQFLDKGDENTVIDLGSKRQYADCSEIFNDGYKLSGFYKIKPLQSPAEFSVYCDMSDGGGWTVIQRRSDGSEDFNRGWKDYENGFGNFVQKHGEYWLGNKNLHFLTTQEDYTLKIDLADFEKNSRYAQYKNFKVGDEKNFYQLNIGEYSGTAGDSLAGNFHPEVQWWASHQRMKFSTWDRDHDNYEGNCAEEDQSGWWFNRCHSANLNGVYHSGPYTAKTDNGIVWYTWHGWWYSLKSVVMKIRPNDFIPNVI